The following proteins are encoded in a genomic region of Burkholderia pyrrocinia:
- a CDS encoding ABC transporter permease, which yields MNRAVVSSRIDAARARVSPSPARRVWQRFRQQRLGYWSFVIFFVAFAASLAAPLWSNDKPLVVRYDGQYYFPLFQAYPETTFGGDFPTPADYLDPYVRKRLEAPGNFVVYPPNRYYYDTLNYFSNLPNPAPPSRQNWLGTDAQGRDLLARLVYGFRVSVEFGLILTVIGTLLGIAAGAVQGFFGGRIDIVGQRLIEIWSSLPELYLLIIFASIFEPSFLLLIVLLSLFGWIGLADYVRAEFLRNRTQDYVRAARAMGLTSWQIIWRHVLPNSLTPVITFLPFRMSGSILALTSLDFLGLGVPPPTPSLGELLAQGKGNLDAWWISLSTFGVLVATLLLLTFMGDALRNALDTRIADSVRAAGGQR from the coding sequence ATGAACCGGGCCGTCGTGTCGTCCCGCATCGACGCGGCGCGCGCGCGCGTGTCGCCGTCGCCCGCGCGCCGCGTGTGGCAGCGCTTCAGGCAGCAGCGGCTCGGCTACTGGAGCTTCGTGATCTTCTTCGTCGCATTCGCCGCGAGCCTCGCGGCGCCGCTGTGGTCGAACGACAAGCCGCTCGTCGTGCGCTACGACGGCCAGTACTATTTCCCGCTGTTCCAGGCGTATCCGGAGACGACCTTCGGCGGCGATTTCCCGACGCCGGCTGACTATCTCGATCCGTATGTGCGCAAGCGGCTCGAGGCGCCCGGCAACTTCGTCGTCTACCCGCCGAACCGCTACTACTACGACACGCTGAACTACTTCTCGAACCTGCCGAACCCGGCGCCGCCGTCGCGCCAGAACTGGCTCGGCACCGACGCGCAGGGGCGTGACCTGCTCGCGCGGCTCGTGTACGGGTTCCGCGTGTCGGTCGAGTTCGGGCTGATCCTGACCGTGATCGGCACGCTGCTCGGGATCGCCGCGGGCGCCGTGCAGGGCTTTTTCGGCGGGCGCATCGACATCGTCGGGCAGCGGCTGATCGAGATCTGGAGTTCGCTACCCGAGCTGTACCTGCTGATCATCTTCGCGTCGATTTTCGAGCCGAGCTTCCTGCTGCTGATCGTGCTGTTGTCGCTGTTCGGCTGGATCGGGCTCGCCGACTACGTGCGCGCGGAATTCCTGCGCAACCGCACGCAGGACTACGTGCGCGCGGCACGCGCGATGGGGCTCACGAGCTGGCAGATCATCTGGCGCCACGTGCTGCCGAACAGTCTCACGCCGGTGATCACGTTCCTGCCGTTCCGGATGAGCGGCTCGATCCTCGCGCTCACGAGCCTCGATTTCCTCGGGCTCGGCGTACCGCCGCCGACGCCGAGCCTCGGCGAGCTGCTCGCCCAGGGCAAGGGCAACCTCGACGCATGGTGGATCTCGCTGTCGACGTTCGGCGTGCTGGTCGCGACGCTGCTGCTGCTGACCTTCATGGGCGACGCGCTGCGCAACGCGCTCGATACGCGGATTGCCGATTCGGTGCGCGCAGCGGGAGGCC
- a CDS encoding microcin C ABC transporter permease YejB, with the protein MWSYILKRLLLMIPTLVGVLTLTFAVIQFVPGGPVEQAVQELRKGATEQGAVPFGMRAHTGVDAQQLAQLKALYGFDKPPLERYWLMLKRFSRFELGDSYFRHQSVWSLIVQKLPVSISIGLWTFFLTYLISVPLGIAKAVRNGSPFDVATSLVVLVGYAIPGFVLGVLLLVLFGGGSFWQLFPLRGLTSDNFAQLSLVGKVLDYLWHIALPITASVVGSFAVVTMLTKNAFLDQIRRQYVLTARAKGLSERSVLWKHVFRNAMLPLIVGFPAAFIGAFFTGSLLIETLFSLDGLGLLSYESVVRRDYPVVLGTLYLFTLIGLATKLISDLCYVWVDPRIQFDNLER; encoded by the coding sequence ATGTGGAGCTACATCCTCAAACGCCTGCTGCTGATGATCCCGACGCTCGTCGGCGTGCTGACCCTCACGTTCGCGGTGATCCAGTTCGTGCCGGGCGGCCCGGTCGAACAGGCCGTGCAGGAATTGCGCAAGGGCGCGACGGAGCAGGGCGCGGTGCCGTTCGGGATGCGTGCGCACACCGGCGTCGACGCGCAGCAACTCGCGCAGCTCAAGGCGCTGTACGGTTTCGACAAACCGCCGCTCGAACGCTACTGGCTGATGCTGAAGCGCTTCTCGCGCTTCGAGCTCGGCGACAGCTATTTCCGCCATCAGAGCGTGTGGTCGCTGATCGTGCAGAAGCTGCCGGTGTCGATCAGCATCGGGCTGTGGACATTCTTCCTCACGTACCTCATATCGGTGCCGCTCGGCATCGCGAAGGCCGTGCGCAACGGCTCGCCGTTCGACGTCGCGACGAGCCTCGTCGTGCTCGTCGGCTATGCGATTCCGGGCTTCGTGCTCGGCGTGCTGCTGCTCGTGCTGTTCGGCGGCGGCTCGTTCTGGCAGCTCTTTCCGCTGCGCGGCCTCACGTCGGACAACTTCGCCCAGCTGTCGCTGGTGGGCAAGGTACTCGACTACCTGTGGCACATCGCGCTGCCGATCACGGCGTCGGTCGTCGGCAGCTTCGCGGTCGTCACGATGCTGACGAAGAATGCATTCCTCGACCAGATCCGCCGGCAATACGTGCTGACCGCGCGTGCGAAGGGGCTCTCCGAGCGCAGCGTGCTGTGGAAGCATGTGTTCCGCAATGCGATGCTGCCGCTGATCGTCGGCTTCCCGGCTGCGTTCATCGGTGCGTTCTTCACGGGGAGCCTGCTGATCGAGACGCTGTTCTCGCTCGACGGCCTCGGGCTGCTGTCGTACGAGTCGGTCGTGCGGCGCGACTATCCGGTCGTGCTCGGTACGCTGTACCTGTTCACGCTGATCGGGCTGGCGACCAAGCTGATTTCCGACCTCTGCTATGTGTGGGTCGATCCGCGCATTCAATTCGACAATCTGGAGCGCTGA